From the Natrarchaeobaculum aegyptiacum genome, one window contains:
- a CDS encoding FtsK/SpoIIIE domain-containing protein, which produces MSRPFEQNVARWFHEQMPELDPQPGDRYAGKLPDPGTAEKITEYILDNSGGSVRSQTVEYEGEQQEVPVIDLDGTSVIVVSVRREGDAVSRDFEVSRSYATTLRNIIAEGEDDLSDNALVMIYESGVAIETLETTHLLFAHDEQLPLTDFQERILGSKEKLPIPGQALIEIVESRIDLPDNPLDNLDPLRTYCDIYDACMRSDGDVVPGLIPKIGTYLTETAFDDEWFDKTNSKSELQSQAEQILERNQQHAERIADAKSVTKDEETELGAYYTEEFIESVVSRSDWGTITRSDAAEGEVSTMDSGSSTGSGSGTSGKTMSTSGTSRTAASRDPKFQDISIEQDLVRIYGAGSQTEGDRNVIIGMTSGNLSVAIEYDIDVSGEPVKLTDGAGNEKDAWEKQNNELKISLSGLDPDVPQFYRLEVYIGHKTKRGTPQNQFDFALIPESLFNTLPTGDKTFGVDVGEESLTAFDEELIELTPPGADESSNPETVEITEKTYYEADQHALLRPKPLPGDRQVRCKLTLPSGTPVPLNIDFISEVDEPTKEEVQFPLSFAALMSPTDWAEDDSLEIDSAVVTNIDIGEFHSPTRGRIEIPDPDRKLLALEQGIVQEGTIAPRETAQVDVGLGVAPDDGLENIAPDLISAYTALLEHFDQRDTIPSTDIWDQETQDCVEAVLENYRKAIQALETGKTTPQFNPYRRLGTIQSTSANVVWLTPFHPLMLAYGLRVTRWRDELSEAGLTDGFRFSRFRSLFNPVGFSPFRWSQSDGGNILSGHTMENNHLWASYAPISGPGSDTPNYIADVISDKLEAFARAFPLLFKLHKDRTLRINLVNMGDLGPVIEGLYDFFKYVDDHPELNLPQVNLQIYGGPNEGRTIERFFATDSGDSPLREQLGGSSDTDEILEKLDRRVSYVRADSEFNEDTQRSAHLTLFRGILEEQPGAVKTESFPRATRLNGLLPRDQIQVESAGSEIVSRSGSAFDPSESGILSEIGAAVNTLEASMRDSEFNYGRTLSKVVTTGGRANLPHIWNQSLWVLHVEPKVDLSFYINSTSQSSDISDEALMIHYSDQYDAASPGFDIITTTDKRDPYIKTLERELGATPGLDGLDPESVLTRLVAIDGELALDLQSAENNTVMELLGLVGGLAVSGELLARELPEYEWIPISLDEFARHDRKYRGGQEGLLQYFGEGAASDDLCFVGVPKDVESGDLNLYLWIVETKGGTSGISKGVEQVKGAKENLTELFDPDEDYADTEVLRSEFGDVILQIARRLYHYGVMSEAQLQTTEQHTESLVDGEYSINLLEDSQRRIGEVIRIQRDIALPDLQTQDGVRVLKLPADVLSLINSNNLGENEIHQDLKAEEVSFEAPANAEETETTVAEAATSEQTQTAEATSASAEGTEPTETPFSGSEETEAETSESASSTDSDAQTEQSENQPEQTEHSETASGQECDTDTAAAEKQSEQQEEEGATDSTDTEEAPASTQSQKSEGDEEDSDSEVDEDTAEVSGTQAADTRGTRAYSWTSSDRQKLIETLDPSPEQELSLDVTRLTTDLKEQFESLGINIYEPNPADVSVGPRKISVNIRPKSGQKVDSILNVLNSVSVHIQASGSVTGVANPAEGAIRLEIPHGEPRDIHLREGLEASAESFDEPLHIPLGVTTENEHKTIDLLEEHHALIGGATGSGKSNFLASVICSLAVNYSPDQVKMSLLDPKGIDFGRFEPLPQVDTYLDTGEQCVEYLEGLLESELEERRDLLQEMGASSVQEYNQLAETHDIAPIPYRVIIIDEYADLIMALSDSQQEFEDAVGRLAQIGRALGYSILLATQRPDANIVSGNIKTNFNCRISFELPSNTDSRVILDQPGAEDLEGAGDMIALTSAGEEYHLQSYLLRPEDALAIRGEITGND; this is translated from the coding sequence ATGTCGAGACCCTTTGAGCAGAACGTCGCTCGGTGGTTCCATGAACAGATGCCGGAACTGGATCCTCAGCCTGGGGACCGGTATGCAGGGAAGCTACCAGACCCCGGGACGGCCGAGAAAATTACTGAATATATCCTCGATAACTCCGGGGGGTCAGTTAGGTCTCAGACTGTCGAGTATGAGGGCGAACAACAGGAAGTTCCGGTGATTGATCTCGATGGAACGTCTGTGATCGTAGTTTCTGTCCGGAGAGAGGGCGATGCTGTGAGCCGTGACTTTGAGGTATCCCGATCGTACGCTACAACGTTACGGAACATTATCGCTGAGGGGGAAGATGACCTCTCTGATAATGCGCTCGTCATGATTTATGAGTCCGGTGTGGCCATTGAAACGCTTGAGACCACTCACCTTCTCTTTGCACACGACGAACAACTACCCCTAACTGACTTCCAAGAACGGATACTCGGAAGCAAAGAAAAGCTGCCTATCCCTGGACAGGCGCTTATCGAGATCGTTGAATCGCGAATTGACCTTCCGGATAACCCACTAGACAACCTGGATCCGCTCCGTACGTATTGTGATATCTACGATGCCTGTATGCGGTCCGATGGGGATGTAGTGCCCGGCCTCATTCCGAAAATTGGCACATACCTGACAGAGACTGCCTTTGATGACGAATGGTTTGACAAAACAAATAGCAAGTCTGAACTCCAAAGCCAGGCCGAACAGATCCTAGAACGTAATCAACAACATGCAGAGCGGATTGCGGACGCAAAGAGTGTTACAAAGGATGAGGAAACAGAACTGGGAGCATACTACACAGAGGAGTTTATCGAAAGTGTCGTCAGCAGATCAGACTGGGGAACGATAACTCGGTCTGACGCTGCTGAAGGAGAAGTCAGTACTATGGATAGTGGCAGTTCTACGGGGTCAGGCTCTGGAACCAGTGGTAAAACCATGAGTACCTCAGGTACGTCTAGAACTGCGGCAAGTCGAGATCCGAAATTCCAGGACATAAGCATCGAGCAAGACTTGGTCCGGATCTACGGAGCTGGAAGTCAGACGGAGGGTGACCGGAATGTCATCATCGGGATGACCAGTGGAAACCTCTCAGTAGCGATCGAGTATGATATCGATGTCTCAGGAGAGCCGGTGAAGCTAACTGATGGGGCTGGTAATGAGAAGGATGCCTGGGAAAAACAAAACAATGAGCTCAAGATCTCGTTGTCGGGACTCGATCCAGATGTGCCCCAGTTCTACCGCCTTGAAGTGTATATCGGACACAAGACGAAGCGTGGAACGCCACAAAACCAATTCGATTTTGCACTCATCCCTGAGTCATTATTCAACACGTTACCGACTGGTGATAAGACGTTCGGTGTCGATGTTGGCGAGGAATCTCTAACAGCATTTGACGAGGAATTGATCGAGCTTACACCGCCGGGAGCAGATGAGAGTAGTAACCCAGAAACGGTTGAAATCACTGAGAAGACCTATTATGAAGCAGATCAGCATGCCCTTCTCCGGCCCAAGCCACTCCCTGGAGACAGACAGGTCCGGTGTAAACTCACACTTCCATCAGGAACACCTGTACCACTTAATATTGACTTCATATCTGAGGTAGATGAGCCGACAAAGGAAGAAGTCCAATTTCCGCTATCTTTCGCCGCACTGATGTCACCGACAGACTGGGCAGAGGATGATTCATTAGAAATCGATTCTGCAGTCGTCACCAACATTGACATTGGCGAATTCCACTCGCCGACCCGCGGCCGGATTGAAATCCCCGACCCTGATCGGAAACTGCTTGCTCTAGAACAGGGAATTGTGCAAGAAGGGACGATAGCTCCTCGTGAGACAGCACAAGTCGATGTTGGACTGGGAGTCGCTCCTGATGACGGGCTTGAGAATATCGCACCAGATCTCATCAGTGCATATACGGCATTGCTTGAACACTTCGATCAACGTGATACTATACCGTCGACAGACATTTGGGACCAGGAAACGCAGGACTGCGTTGAAGCGGTTTTGGAGAATTATAGGAAAGCGATACAAGCGTTGGAGACGGGAAAAACCACTCCCCAATTCAATCCGTATCGGCGGCTCGGCACGATTCAGTCAACATCCGCGAATGTCGTTTGGTTGACCCCCTTCCATCCCCTGATGTTGGCATATGGGCTGCGGGTAACACGATGGCGGGATGAACTGTCGGAAGCTGGACTGACTGATGGATTTAGATTTAGCAGGTTTCGGTCGCTGTTCAACCCCGTTGGGTTCTCACCGTTCAGGTGGAGCCAAAGCGACGGTGGAAACATACTTTCAGGGCACACGATGGAAAACAACCACCTTTGGGCTTCTTATGCCCCTATCTCGGGCCCGGGATCAGACACTCCAAACTATATTGCTGATGTAATCTCGGATAAGTTGGAGGCATTCGCCAGAGCGTTCCCACTCCTATTCAAACTGCATAAGGACCGAACTCTCCGCATTAATCTAGTGAATATGGGGGACCTAGGACCGGTAATTGAGGGGCTTTATGACTTCTTCAAATATGTCGACGACCATCCAGAGTTGAATCTCCCACAGGTCAATCTGCAAATCTACGGCGGTCCCAATGAAGGCCGGACGATCGAGCGGTTCTTTGCAACAGATAGTGGGGACTCGCCACTTCGAGAGCAGTTAGGGGGCTCGTCAGATACAGATGAGATCCTGGAAAAGTTAGACCGGCGTGTGAGCTATGTCCGGGCTGATTCTGAATTCAACGAGGACACTCAGCGATCCGCCCATCTTACGCTTTTCCGCGGCATTCTGGAAGAACAGCCAGGCGCTGTGAAAACTGAAAGCTTCCCCAGAGCAACACGGCTGAATGGTCTCCTGCCCAGAGACCAAATCCAAGTCGAGTCCGCAGGGAGTGAGATCGTTTCCCGCTCAGGCTCTGCATTCGATCCATCTGAGAGCGGAATTCTCAGTGAGATCGGTGCCGCTGTCAACACATTGGAAGCGAGTATGCGTGACAGTGAGTTCAACTACGGCCGGACACTCAGCAAAGTGGTCACGACTGGTGGGCGGGCAAACCTGCCGCACATATGGAACCAATCGCTGTGGGTCCTCCACGTCGAGCCAAAAGTGGATCTCAGCTTCTACATCAATTCTACTTCCCAGTCGTCGGACATCTCAGACGAGGCCTTGATGATCCACTACAGCGATCAATATGACGCCGCGTCTCCCGGATTCGATATTATCACAACGACGGACAAGCGAGATCCATATATCAAGACTCTGGAAAGAGAGTTAGGGGCAACTCCAGGTTTGGACGGATTGGACCCTGAATCTGTGCTCACGCGCTTAGTTGCTATAGACGGAGAATTGGCGTTAGATCTCCAAAGCGCAGAAAACAACACCGTCATGGAACTACTCGGTCTGGTTGGTGGACTGGCAGTCAGCGGAGAGTTGCTTGCGCGGGAATTACCTGAGTATGAGTGGATCCCAATTAGTTTAGACGAATTTGCTCGCCACGATCGCAAATATCGCGGCGGACAGGAAGGCCTGCTTCAGTACTTCGGTGAGGGAGCAGCGTCGGATGATTTGTGTTTCGTCGGAGTCCCGAAGGACGTGGAGTCCGGAGATCTCAACCTCTATCTTTGGATTGTCGAGACAAAAGGCGGAACATCGGGCATCTCGAAAGGAGTCGAGCAGGTCAAAGGGGCAAAAGAGAACCTCACAGAGCTGTTTGACCCGGACGAGGATTATGCAGATACCGAGGTTCTCCGTAGTGAATTTGGCGATGTTATCCTGCAGATCGCGCGTAGACTGTATCACTACGGGGTGATGTCTGAAGCACAGCTACAGACAACCGAACAACATACAGAGTCCCTAGTCGACGGTGAATACTCAATCAACCTGTTAGAGGATAGCCAACGAAGAATTGGAGAAGTTATTCGAATACAACGAGATATTGCGCTTCCCGACTTGCAGACTCAAGATGGTGTTCGCGTTCTCAAACTACCGGCCGACGTGCTATCACTGATCAATAGTAACAACCTTGGAGAGAATGAGATCCATCAGGACCTGAAAGCCGAGGAAGTCTCATTCGAAGCACCGGCAAATGCAGAAGAGACAGAGACGACTGTAGCCGAGGCCGCCACCTCCGAACAGACACAAACGGCTGAAGCCACGTCAGCAAGCGCTGAGGGGACAGAACCGACTGAAACCCCCTTTTCAGGCTCGGAAGAGACAGAGGCAGAAACCTCTGAATCAGCAAGCTCGACAGACTCAGATGCTCAAACTGAGCAATCTGAAAACCAACCGGAACAAACAGAACATTCTGAGACAGCCAGCGGACAGGAATGTGATACTGACACTGCTGCGGCTGAGAAACAGAGCGAACAACAAGAGGAGGAAGGGGCAACTGATAGTACCGACACTGAAGAGGCTCCAGCATCCACCCAGAGTCAGAAGTCCGAAGGTGATGAGGAAGACTCTGACAGTGAAGTAGATGAGGACACAGCAGAAGTCTCGGGCACACAGGCGGCGGACACACGCGGCACGAGGGCCTACTCATGGACATCGAGTGACAGACAGAAATTGATCGAGACATTGGACCCGAGTCCTGAACAAGAATTATCTCTAGACGTAACACGGCTCACGACCGACCTAAAGGAGCAATTCGAATCGTTAGGGATCAATATCTACGAACCGAACCCTGCCGATGTGTCAGTCGGTCCACGGAAAATCAGCGTGAATATTCGACCGAAATCGGGGCAGAAAGTTGACAGTATACTTAATGTTCTGAACTCGGTGAGTGTGCATATCCAAGCGTCAGGTTCCGTCACTGGTGTCGCCAACCCCGCGGAAGGGGCAATCCGGCTAGAAATCCCGCACGGAGAACCGCGAGACATCCACCTTCGTGAGGGGCTAGAGGCGTCGGCTGAGTCGTTTGATGAGCCGCTTCACATCCCACTTGGAGTGACCACAGAAAACGAACACAAAACGATCGATTTGCTTGAGGAACATCATGCACTGATTGGTGGTGCCACAGGCTCTGGCAAGTCGAATTTCCTCGCATCTGTTATTTGCAGTCTCGCCGTCAATTACTCGCCCGACCAAGTCAAGATGAGTCTACTCGATCCCAAAGGAATTGACTTTGGCCGATTCGAGCCTCTACCACAGGTAGATACCTACTTAGACACTGGCGAACAGTGCGTTGAGTACTTAGAGGGCCTCCTTGAGTCCGAATTAGAAGAACGTCGTGACCTACTGCAGGAAATGGGTGCGTCATCGGTACAAGAGTACAACCAGCTCGCAGAGACACACGATATCGCTCCGATTCCCTATCGCGTCATCATCATCGACGAGTACGCTGACCTCATTATGGCTCTATCTGATAGCCAGCAGGAATTTGAAGATGCAGTGGGCCGGCTTGCGCAGATAGGAAGGGCTCTTGGCTACTCGATTTTGCTTGCGACTCAGCGACCCGACGCCAATATCGTGTCCGGCAATATTAAGACAAACTTCAACTGTCGGATTAGCTTTGAACTCCCTTCAAACACTGACTCTCGGGTCATCCTTGATCAGCCGGGCGCAGAAGATCTGGAGGGTGCTGGAGACATGATTGCCCTGACGTCTGCCGGGGAGGAATATCACCTGCAGTCTTATCTACTTCGTCCCGAGGACGCTCTAGCTATTAGGGGGGAAATCACCGGCAATGATTAG
- a CDS encoding Cdc6/Cdc18 family protein, giving the protein MICNARALETAYVPQDLEHRDGQISQLAAALKPITEGLSGEHCLIFGPSGSGKTTLAKYVVRMLREESFGVRRAYWNCMSGSSKTEVLHGLAQDSEVGRYLSKDGTAASTFIEEFRSIDDHVVAIIDEVDVLEDETLLLGLGNLPNVTIVAITIDEDDFFANHRLNGRVKSRFSSAETLRLRKYTTDQLTDILLARINAGLRPGVIDETVVEYIADYAAGDARTAIKVLKKAVIRVDREERSSVTLEDVDAVHDEALVDLHQEDVESLGTHKRLLYDIVAEAGEIGVTQLHARYEERAPDPKANRTRRRYLSTLEGKYGLLESTGSGKGKIYTIPDP; this is encoded by the coding sequence ATGATATGCAATGCTCGAGCGCTCGAGACAGCCTATGTCCCCCAGGATCTCGAGCACCGGGATGGCCAGATCAGCCAGCTGGCCGCGGCACTGAAACCGATCACGGAGGGGCTCAGTGGTGAGCACTGTCTGATCTTCGGCCCGTCGGGATCGGGAAAGACGACGCTCGCGAAGTACGTGGTCAGGATGCTTCGCGAGGAGTCGTTCGGCGTCAGGCGGGCGTACTGGAACTGTATGTCGGGATCCTCGAAAACGGAGGTCCTCCACGGACTCGCCCAGGACTCCGAGGTCGGCCGGTATCTTTCGAAAGACGGCACTGCCGCAAGCACGTTTATCGAGGAGTTCCGGTCGATCGACGACCACGTCGTCGCGATCATCGACGAGGTCGACGTCCTCGAGGACGAGACGCTGTTGCTCGGACTCGGGAACCTGCCGAACGTGACGATCGTCGCGATCACGATCGACGAGGACGACTTCTTCGCGAACCATCGGCTCAACGGTCGGGTGAAATCCCGGTTTTCGAGTGCCGAAACCCTGCGGCTCCGGAAGTATACCACCGACCAATTGACCGACATCCTTCTTGCACGGATCAACGCTGGCCTGCGTCCGGGTGTGATCGACGAGACGGTCGTCGAGTACATCGCCGACTACGCCGCCGGTGACGCTCGCACGGCGATCAAGGTACTCAAGAAGGCCGTAATCCGGGTCGATCGCGAAGAGCGTTCGAGCGTCACGCTCGAGGACGTCGACGCGGTTCACGACGAGGCACTGGTCGATCTCCATCAGGAAGACGTCGAGTCGCTCGGGACCCACAAGCGGTTACTGTACGACATCGTCGCCGAAGCTGGCGAAATCGGCGTCACTCAGCTCCATGCACGGTACGAGGAACGGGCACCGGACCCGAAGGCCAACCGGACCCGTCGACGGTATCTCTCGACGCTCGAGGGGAAGTACGGCCTGCTCGAGTCGACAGGGAGCGGGAAAGGGAAGATCTACACGATCCCTGACCCGTGA
- a CDS encoding AN1-type zinc finger protein, whose translation MPKCDACGEGTNMPYTCNYCGQEHCKKHQLPENHNCPNIAEANTLGPELRREYQTVPSTSKSKLEDKRVWITVAVVLVGLLTVLLLL comes from the coding sequence ATGCCAAAATGCGATGCCTGTGGAGAAGGAACCAATATGCCCTACACGTGCAACTACTGTGGGCAAGAACATTGTAAGAAACATCAACTACCGGAGAACCACAATTGTCCTAACATCGCTGAAGCAAATACACTCGGTCCTGAACTCAGACGCGAGTATCAAACTGTCCCTTCGACCTCTAAATCAAAATTAGAGGACAAACGAGTGTGGATTACGGTTGCAGTCGTTCTCGTAGGACTTCTGACGGTTTTGCTACTGCTGTGA
- a CDS encoding ISH3 family transposase, which yields MPKNPQQADGSIHEDQLLNFLVNTIDEEVSLGLSDNAQIDAEDIYEVLVGACADGTSVSTLCEDSEDSPHQNTVLYHLREKFDLESVEQVGNTLLQKDVLTVLPEQVEVCADLHLRPYYGDEDDTDGLYHSEAKRGTTAFHAYATLYARVQNKRYTLAVRRLTDGDTASSVLAEFLGILDGLDLSVKAVYLDREFYDSKCLTLLQAHNHAYVMPIIRWGQTIKQELSEGWSRVIQHDLTAKLDGHSWTVEFPVYIDCTYQNGRYDEHGVARHGYAADAPFINSPRDARYHYAKRFGIEATYRLSEQSIATTTTQNPVVRLLYVVVSLLLQNVWRYLHWEYVATPRRGGRRLWSWSFKEFIKMLCRATWTALAVRRAVPANRPPDDRFHR from the coding sequence GTGCCTAAGAACCCACAGCAAGCAGACGGTTCAATCCACGAGGACCAGCTCCTTAACTTCCTCGTCAACACGATTGACGAGGAAGTTTCTCTCGGTCTGAGCGATAATGCTCAAATCGATGCTGAAGACATCTATGAGGTCCTCGTCGGCGCGTGCGCCGACGGGACCTCGGTCTCGACACTCTGCGAGGACAGTGAAGACTCTCCTCACCAAAACACCGTTCTGTACCATCTCCGCGAGAAATTCGACCTCGAATCGGTTGAACAAGTTGGGAACACGCTTCTCCAGAAGGACGTACTCACTGTGCTTCCTGAGCAGGTGGAGGTCTGCGCAGACCTCCACCTGCGGCCCTACTACGGTGACGAAGACGACACAGACGGCCTCTATCATTCGGAAGCGAAACGTGGAACTACCGCATTCCACGCCTATGCTACACTCTACGCGCGTGTACAGAACAAGCGCTATACGCTGGCGGTGCGCCGTCTCACCGACGGCGACACCGCCAGCAGCGTCCTCGCCGAGTTTCTCGGTATTCTCGACGGCCTTGACCTCAGCGTCAAGGCCGTCTATCTTGACCGTGAATTCTACGATAGCAAGTGTCTCACGCTGCTTCAGGCGCACAACCACGCCTATGTGATGCCGATCATCCGCTGGGGACAGACGATCAAGCAGGAACTCTCGGAAGGTTGGAGCCGCGTCATCCAGCACGATCTGACGGCGAAACTCGACGGTCACAGCTGGACCGTCGAGTTTCCCGTCTACATCGACTGCACCTACCAAAACGGGCGATACGACGAACACGGGGTGGCGCGTCACGGCTACGCCGCTGACGCGCCTTTCATCAACTCACCACGAGACGCTCGATACCATTACGCGAAACGCTTCGGTATCGAGGCGACGTACCGGCTCTCCGAGCAAAGTATTGCAACAACGACGACACAAAACCCGGTAGTACGGCTGCTGTACGTTGTGGTGAGCTTGCTGTTACAGAACGTCTGGCGGTACTTGCACTGGGAGTACGTGGCGACGCCCCGCCGTGGCGGGCGTCGCCTCTGGTCCTGGTCGTTCAAGGAGTTCATCAAGATGCTGTGCCGGGCAACATGGACGGCCCTCGCGGTGCGTCGGGCCGTCCCTGCAAATCGGCCACCGGACGATCGGTTCCACCGCTAA
- a CDS encoding type II toxin-antitoxin system HicB family antitoxin produces the protein MGAQDRREIRLIEEDDGWWSAIDEGVGVASQGKTREEALDNLDEAVALHTGEAGEPIEDEEEFLREIGIDPDEVVDTDGRELPDFMQ, from the coding sequence ATGGGCGCACAGGACCGTCGCGAGATTCGTCTGATCGAAGAAGACGACGGCTGGTGGTCGGCGATCGACGAGGGGGTCGGCGTCGCCAGCCAGGGCAAAACCCGCGAGGAAGCACTCGATAACCTCGATGAGGCGGTAGCACTCCACACAGGAGAGGCAGGCGAACCGATCGAGGACGAAGAGGAGTTCCTTCGCGAGATCGGGATCGATCCCGACGAAGTCGTCGACACCGACGGCCGTGAGCTCCCGGACTTCATGCAGTAG
- a CDS encoding transcriptional regulator, with product MKKPGSWMQQPTDDRILEILDTDLALKPAVIGFNVDRSRKTIQDRLRPLCSVGFVQKVDDAGYYVITEDGRAYLEGELDADDLEPE from the coding sequence ATGAAAAAACCGGGCTCTTGGATGCAACAGCCCACCGACGACCGCATTCTCGAGATATTGGATACTGATCTCGCACTCAAGCCCGCAGTTATCGGCTTCAACGTCGATAGGTCTAGAAAGACAATACAAGATCGTCTTCGGCCACTCTGCAGTGTCGGATTTGTCCAGAAGGTTGACGATGCAGGATACTACGTGATCACTGAGGATGGTCGAGCGTACCTCGAGGGTGAACTCGACGCGGACGATCTCGAGCCAGAGTGA
- a CDS encoding PadR family transcriptional regulator, with protein sequence MGRKCRRCSQRTGPKRRLCKSCAREERFDGRPSPTTPLETVDGEPVRSWVDVDGTWHASIAFDGHEHVFACGTVFTAFPADAVTQYLGRLEPDTVCPDCRAALDHETIPGPWARAIFHEDTTMTTDETTTTEEQNNELIADGGVDWIDLTGFQRDILEAISRLERDGEKCHGLGIRDVLERQYEEVHHGRLYPNLDRLVNCGFVEKRVLDKRTNEYTLTDEGRAVLRERVEALAEACDLAVAATDGTGEASIADHSASEDER encoded by the coding sequence ATGGGGCGTAAGTGCCGGCGCTGCAGCCAGCGAACCGGGCCGAAGCGTCGCCTTTGCAAGTCCTGTGCTCGCGAAGAGCGATTCGACGGGCGACCGTCACCGACGACGCCGCTCGAGACCGTCGACGGCGAACCAGTTCGTTCATGGGTCGACGTCGACGGGACGTGGCACGCGTCGATCGCGTTCGACGGACACGAGCACGTCTTCGCCTGCGGTACCGTTTTCACGGCGTTCCCTGCGGACGCGGTGACACAGTATCTGGGACGCCTCGAGCCGGATACGGTCTGTCCGGACTGTCGAGCGGCACTGGACCACGAGACGATTCCCGGGCCGTGGGCACGGGCGATTTTCCACGAGGATACCACCATGACGACTGACGAGACCACTACGACGGAGGAACAGAATAACGAACTCATCGCGGACGGCGGCGTCGACTGGATCGATCTGACCGGCTTCCAGCGCGACATCCTGGAGGCGATCTCCAGGCTCGAGCGCGACGGCGAGAAATGCCACGGGCTCGGCATCAGGGACGTCCTCGAGCGGCAGTACGAGGAAGTGCATCACGGGCGGCTGTACCCGAATCTGGACAGGCTCGTCAACTGTGGTTTCGTGGAGAAACGAGTCCTCGACAAGCGGACGAACGAGTACACGCTCACTGACGAGGGACGTGCAGTCCTACGAGAGCGCGTCGAGGCACTCGCCGAGGCGTGCGATCTGGCAGTCGCCGCTACCGACGGTACTGGAGAGGCTTCCATTGCCGATCACTCCGCGAGCGAGGACGAGCGATGA
- a CDS encoding tyrosine-type recombinase/integrase → MASTPRDRIDNLRDRIEDSDEIAERDRELLLAFSDRLDLLAQQYSDYRHEKLLRHCTIMAEELEGGTLADALEDRGPAERIVGWINRTYDNEETNRDYRSALRVFSKRVTDGDDPPESIEWVPTNTSSNYDPTPDPRNMLRWEEHVEPMIDECYNARDAAMIALQFDAGLRGGEFKDLTVGDVQDHKHGLQVTVEGKQGRRTVMLIPAVPYVNRWLDAHPDRDDPDAPLWSKITEPEGISDRMVSKILDEAAERAGVTKPVTLTNFRKSSAAFLASRNLNQAHIEEHHGWVRGSRVASRYISVFAEESEREIARVHGIDVEDEEPDPTAPLECPRCGRDTPRKEPICVWCGQAMDPQAATELDEAGERESRSLAELPPGKAEEVLEAMQVLDDPEIKNALLGR, encoded by the coding sequence ATGGCGTCGACACCAAGAGATCGAATCGACAATCTCCGGGATCGCATCGAGGACAGCGACGAGATCGCAGAGCGCGATCGTGAACTGCTCCTCGCCTTCAGCGATCGGCTCGACCTCCTCGCACAGCAGTACTCCGACTACCGGCACGAGAAGCTCCTCCGACACTGTACCATCATGGCCGAAGAACTCGAGGGCGGCACGCTGGCCGACGCCCTCGAGGACCGTGGGCCCGCCGAGCGAATCGTCGGCTGGATCAACCGGACCTACGACAACGAGGAGACAAACCGGGACTACCGGTCGGCCCTGCGCGTCTTCTCGAAGCGCGTCACCGACGGCGATGATCCACCGGAGTCGATCGAGTGGGTCCCGACCAACACCTCGAGCAACTACGACCCGACGCCCGATCCGCGGAACATGCTCCGATGGGAGGAGCACGTCGAGCCGATGATCGACGAGTGTTACAACGCACGCGACGCGGCCATGATCGCCCTGCAGTTCGACGCCGGCCTCCGCGGTGGCGAGTTCAAGGACCTCACCGTCGGCGACGTCCAGGACCACAAACACGGGCTGCAGGTGACCGTCGAGGGCAAGCAGGGCCGCCGGACGGTCATGCTCATCCCGGCGGTTCCCTACGTCAACCGCTGGCTCGACGCCCACCCCGACCGGGACGACCCCGACGCACCACTGTGGTCGAAGATCACCGAGCCGGAGGGCATCTCCGACCGGATGGTCTCGAAGATTCTCGACGAGGCTGCCGAGCGAGCCGGCGTCACCAAGCCCGTCACGCTCACCAACTTCCGGAAGTCCAGCGCCGCCTTCCTCGCCTCGCGAAACCTCAACCAGGCCCACATCGAGGAACACCACGGCTGGGTCCGCGGCTCGAGAGTCGCCTCCCGGTACATCAGCGTCTTCGCCGAGGAGAGCGAGCGCGAGATTGCGCGCGTCCACGGGATCGACGTCGAGGACGAGGAACCCGACCCGACGGCCCCGCTCGAGTGTCCCCGCTGCGGGCGGGACACGCCCCGGAAGGAACCGATCTGCGTCTGGTGTGGGCAGGCGATGGACCCGCAGGCCGCTACCGAACTCGACGAGGCCGGTGAACGAGAGTCGAGGTCGCTTGCCGAGCTCCCGCCCGGGAAGGCCGAGGAGGTCCTCGAGGCCATGCAGGTCCTCGACGACCCCGAGATCAAGAACGCCCTGCTGGGCCGCTGA